A genomic segment from Triticum dicoccoides isolate Atlit2015 ecotype Zavitan chromosome 1A, WEW_v2.0, whole genome shotgun sequence encodes:
- the LOC119292130 gene encoding LRR receptor-like serine/threonine-protein kinase EFR, whose protein sequence is MKERPSKGHGGVMSAPQTAKVAMILLPTLLLISDAICNTHCSAIPDNSTDMLSLLDFKRAIINDPRQALSSWNTGISRCQWEGVKCSLTHPGRVTALNLGGLGLSGPISPSLGNLTFLKSLNLSANGFAGELPPFNRLHNLQRLVMRDNSLQGVIPNTLTNCSNLIHLDLSGNFLVGEIPHNIGFLSNLLSLVLFQNNLTGRIPPSLGNISQQLKGMNLADNQLTGSSPDEIGQMPNLLGLVLSDNRLSGGIPLYNHSSLLLLDVGSNMLEKALTSDFGDNLPSLRTLMLGSNKLHGHIPASLGNISELATLDLSSNNFIGQVPTSLGRLGMLSFLNLQANKLSSKDTQGWEFIGGLSNCSSLNVLGLAQNQLQGAIPNSIGKLSTQLQELGLDENELSGPVPVNIGNLSALTVLDLSNNKLDGPIEGWVG, encoded by the exons ATGAAAGAAAGGCCGAGCAAAG GTCATGGGGGCGTTATGTCTGCCCCTCAAACGGCAAAAGTCGCCATGATTTTGCTACCGACACTGCTGCTTATTTCTGATGCTATTTGCAATACCCATTGCTCGGCAATCCCTGATAACAGCACGGACATGCTCTCGTTGCTAGATTTTAAGCGGGCCATCATCAACGACCCAAGGCAAGCTTTAAGCTCCTGGAACACCGGCATCTCCCGTTGCCAGTGGGAGGGAGTCAAGTGCAGCCTGACGCACCCCGGGCGTGTCACGGCCCTGAATCTGGGCGGCCTAGGCTTGTCTGGCCCAATTTCCCCATCTCTCGGAAACCTAACTTTCCTCAAGTCATTGAACTTGTCCGCAAATGGCTTCGCTGGCGAGTTACCTCCTTTCAACCGTCTGCACAATCTGCAACGACTTGTGATGAGAGATAACTCATTGCAAGGAGTCATTCCAAATACGCTTACAAATTGTTCCAACCTAATTCACTTGGACCTATCTGGTAACTTCCTCGTAGGTGAAATTCCCCACAATATAGGTTTCCTCTCCAATCTATTAAGTTTAGTGCTTTTCCAAAATAATCTTACCGGAAGGATCCCGCCAAGCCTGGGAAACATCAGCCAGCAGTTAAAAGGAATGAATCTTGCAGATAATCAGCTCACAGGAAGCAGTCCCGATGAGATAGGGCAAATGCCAAATCTGCTGGGTTTAGTTCTCTCTGATAATAGGCTGTCAGGAGGGATCCCACTGTACAATCATTCTTCTCTCCTACTTTTAGACGTAGGTAGCAATATGCTGGAGAAAGCATTGACATCTGACTTTGGCGACAACCTTCCGAGTTTGCGGACACTCATGCTGGGCTCCAACAAGTTGCATGGTCATATCCCAGCTTCACTAGGCAACATTTCAGAGCTAGCCACGTTAGACTTGTCATCCAACAATTTCATTGGCCAAGTTCCAACTTCTCTTGGTAGGCTTGGGATGCTGAGTTTCCTAAACCTTCAGGCAAACAAGCTCTCATCAAAGGATACCCAAGGCTGGGAATTCATAGGTGGGTTAAGCAATTGCAGTTCCCTGAACGTTCTCGGACTAGCTCagaatcagttgcaaggagctatacCAAATTCTATTGGTAAGTTGTCAACCCAACTTCAGGAGCTAGGCTTGGATGAAAACGAACTGTCAGGGCCAGTGCCCGTTAACATTGGGAACCTTAGTGCTTTAACAGTACTAGATCTATCTAACAACAAGCTCGACGGTCCAATTGAAGGGTGGGTTGGATAG